Proteins found in one Seonamhaeicola sp. S2-3 genomic segment:
- a CDS encoding BNR-4 repeat-containing protein: MNIKQFIIKIFLCFIIIGCKSNKQELPIDTIEAQMVDYFADNGYGNAVAIVQHPSGVYHKGITYVAYQGPLEDPYVVSYNHNTKEWKGPFKAGVSELGKDPNRKKKIDNHGKPAILIDDAGYIHIAFGGHGGMPKHGKNRLGNYHGGKNQHAISKKPLDISSWETLDNIPPFGTYNQFVKMDNGDIYLFYRHGAHRSDWVYQKSTDNGLTFAEPVSFLKHKRLQHIEAEDSWYPWVSRGNGDDIIIAFDYHICRDNKNAQDKRGHIPERHNLYYMVFNTKTGQWKNVKNELLEMPLTKEMADEKTLVTNTGTDWTFQSIADLDPNGNPHVCILVGPDIGEKRSGPKRLQHFRWDGKKWLQSKNSGLPIGNGDVEVTSAEKISVYMENQTEEHSAEVSRWDSSNGGKTFTKEQVFLSRENAGFVISALIDNPHPDARIIVGEKEDGTDFRKMYLLGDNGPIKRDGKEASVLNDKNNKLN; encoded by the coding sequence ATGAATATAAAACAATTTATAATTAAGATATTTCTGTGTTTTATAATTATTGGTTGTAAATCTAATAAGCAAGAATTACCCATCGATACTATAGAAGCGCAAATGGTAGACTATTTTGCCGATAATGGTTATGGAAATGCTGTTGCTATTGTACAACATCCTTCTGGAGTCTATCACAAAGGAATCACATATGTGGCTTACCAAGGCCCTTTAGAAGATCCTTATGTAGTGTCTTATAATCATAATACCAAAGAATGGAAAGGACCATTTAAAGCAGGCGTGAGTGAGTTGGGAAAAGACCCGAATCGTAAAAAGAAAATAGACAATCACGGTAAGCCAGCAATTCTTATTGATGATGCGGGTTATATTCATATTGCATTTGGAGGGCATGGTGGTATGCCTAAGCATGGAAAAAACAGATTAGGAAATTATCATGGTGGAAAAAATCAACATGCTATTTCTAAAAAACCTTTAGATATTTCAAGCTGGGAAACACTTGATAATATTCCGCCTTTTGGCACTTACAATCAGTTTGTAAAAATGGATAATGGAGATATCTATTTGTTTTATCGTCATGGTGCGCATAGAAGCGACTGGGTGTATCAAAAATCAACCGACAATGGTTTGACTTTTGCCGAACCTGTTTCATTTTTAAAGCATAAACGGCTACAACATATTGAAGCGGAAGATTCTTGGTATCCTTGGGTTAGTCGTGGGAATGGAGATGATATCATTATAGCATTCGATTACCATATTTGCAGAGATAATAAAAACGCTCAAGATAAAAGAGGGCATATTCCTGAAAGACATAATTTGTATTATATGGTTTTTAATACCAAGACAGGACAATGGAAAAATGTTAAAAACGAACTTTTAGAAATGCCTTTAACTAAAGAAATGGCAGATGAAAAAACCTTGGTAACAAATACGGGAACAGATTGGACATTTCAGTCGATAGCCGACCTAGATCCAAATGGAAATCCGCATGTTTGTATCCTAGTTGGTCCAGATATAGGTGAAAAACGTAGCGGACCAAAACGATTACAACATTTCAGGTGGGATGGCAAAAAATGGTTGCAAAGTAAAAATTCTGGATTGCCTATTGGTAATGGCGATGTAGAAGTAACATCAGCTGAAAAAATTAGTGTTTACATGGAAAATCAAACCGAAGAACATAGTGCCGAAGTAAGCAGGTGGGATAGCTCTAATGGAGGAAAAACATTTACAAAAGAACAGGTGTTTTTAAGTCGAGAAAATGCTGGTTTTGTGATATCAGCTCTTATTGATAATCCACACCCAGATGCTAGAATAATTGTAGGAGAAAAAGAAGACGGAACAGATTTTAGGAAAATGTATTTGTTAGGTGATAATGGACCCATTAAAAGAGATGGTAAAGAAGCATCAGTTTTAAATGATAAGAATAATAAACTAAATTAA